In the genome of Halapricum salinum, one region contains:
- a CDS encoding twin-arginine translocation signal domain-containing protein, whose amino-acid sequence MSRQSWSRRRFLGAAGVGGMAAMGGLSGCVSSGGNGASSDGSHPSGSWIPRRGAFPHEGSINAKYLGLDDARTNESELSFEYEQYATRIVPVIDQLDSASLSDASGVTYVLPATVVHGSFDPSAMAEEMADTQFYERAGTYQEYELVTRSARIWALGSNAIVRGVPDRANAETVIDTFRGETDRAVSTDDDFSAMLDTLGNGTSIRVQSFDSPRDLSAPLPNETHAIGESLAVEGDRTSFTLVARLDSVPGDETVTTVRRALEDYRVDSVSVETDDREVTATTAFDTSELDRYLLGLPRRFTTTFPLPSDATRSGRDSGRNT is encoded by the coding sequence ATGTCACGACAGTCGTGGTCCCGGCGGCGATTCCTCGGAGCCGCTGGGGTCGGTGGGATGGCGGCAATGGGCGGGTTGAGTGGGTGTGTGAGTAGCGGTGGGAATGGCGCCTCGTCGGACGGGTCGCACCCCTCGGGATCGTGGATTCCGCGTCGGGGAGCGTTCCCGCACGAGGGGTCGATCAACGCGAAGTATCTGGGCCTCGATGACGCACGCACCAACGAATCCGAACTCTCGTTCGAGTACGAGCAGTACGCCACGAGAATCGTTCCAGTGATCGATCAACTGGATAGTGCGTCGCTCTCGGACGCGTCAGGCGTCACGTACGTGTTGCCGGCAACTGTCGTCCACGGCTCGTTCGATCCTTCGGCCATGGCCGAGGAGATGGCCGACACACAGTTTTACGAACGGGCAGGCACCTACCAGGAGTACGAGCTGGTCACCAGATCTGCTCGCATCTGGGCTCTCGGCTCGAACGCCATCGTCCGGGGCGTGCCTGACCGTGCGAATGCCGAGACCGTGATCGACACGTTTCGTGGCGAGACCGACCGCGCTGTCTCGACAGACGACGACTTCAGTGCGATGCTAGATACGCTCGGTAACGGGACTTCGATCCGCGTCCAGAGTTTCGACAGTCCGAGGGACCTCTCGGCTCCACTCCCGAACGAGACGCATGCCATCGGGGAGTCGCTCGCAGTCGAGGGCGACCGGACCTCGTTCACGCTCGTCGCCCGACTCGACAGCGTCCCCGGCGACGAGACGGTCACGACGGTTCGTCGTGCACTCGAAGACTATCGTGTCGACAGTGTTTCTGTCGAGACGGACGACCGAGAAGTGACGGCGACGACAGCCTTCGACACGAGCGAACTGGATCGATATCTCCTGGGACTGCCGCGTCGATTCACGACGACCTTTCCCCTGCCTTCAGACGCGACCCGGTCGGGTCGAGACAGCGGCCGAAATACTTAG
- a CDS encoding DUF5811 family protein, producing MYGNLSGGNGVTSDEPALTPDQRRELRRDLASVAARTRELLPGDFVVGSELRSGTSGLEATIAVQPPVGSIVSAGYAPTGEDEDVSIADDEREDLAMGLAASAALQVKQSFPDDESPAAQ from the coding sequence ATGTACGGTAATCTGTCGGGTGGTAACGGCGTCACGTCGGACGAACCGGCACTGACGCCCGACCAGCGTCGGGAACTCCGCCGCGACCTCGCGAGCGTCGCCGCGCGGACCCGCGAACTCCTCCCTGGGGACTTCGTCGTCGGTTCTGAACTCCGGTCGGGGACCAGCGGTCTCGAAGCGACTATCGCGGTCCAGCCGCCGGTCGGCTCGATCGTCAGCGCAGGCTACGCTCCCACGGGTGAAGACGAGGACGTCTCGATCGCAGACGACGAGCGTGAAGACCTCGCGATGGGGCTGGCCGCGAGCGCCGCGCTTCAGGTCAAACAGTCCTTCCCGGACGACGAGTCGCCCGCCGCACAGTAA
- a CDS encoding PIN domain-containing protein, with the protein MATYTADAVSLLVYLVDSLPERADRVFAEAEAGETVIQVPSTALAEVLYSVSRDKDVRGVTLTGTPENTRQALVGNGPVSVAPVDDADLAEYAQVVDDFSIHDGLIVASHRARDTDAIITTDSTITDAGYETLWK; encoded by the coding sequence ATGGCGACGTACACTGCTGATGCCGTCTCACTGTTGGTCTATCTCGTCGATTCGCTCCCGGAGCGGGCGGACCGAGTGTTCGCCGAAGCCGAAGCCGGGGAAACAGTCATCCAGGTACCCAGCACAGCCCTCGCTGAGGTTCTGTATTCGGTTTCTCGCGACAAGGATGTCCGTGGTGTCACTCTCACCGGAACGCCAGAGAACACTCGCCAGGCACTGGTCGGAAACGGCCCTGTTTCGGTCGCGCCAGTCGATGACGCCGACCTCGCCGAGTACGCACAGGTGGTCGATGACTTCAGTATCCACGACGGCCTGATCGTTGCCAGCCACCGAGCGCGAGACACGGACGCAATCATTACGACTGACAGCACTATCACCGACGCCGGCTACGAAACACTCTGGAAGTGA
- a CDS encoding DUF7113 family protein: protein MLLIRGTAGGTALTGTLYEPGDEPPNYRGAPDEGAPYVWVCDSFYEVESGGQLQKVGDREINVAFESPSPRGFETRERAMEAAKEHVRTQFQRVSVDASTVAIEVVEDAE from the coding sequence ATGTTACTCATCCGCGGGACCGCCGGTGGGACGGCCCTGACGGGCACGCTATACGAGCCCGGCGACGAGCCGCCGAACTACCGAGGGGCCCCCGACGAGGGGGCGCCGTACGTGTGGGTCTGTGACTCGTTCTACGAAGTCGAGAGCGGCGGCCAACTCCAGAAAGTCGGCGATCGTGAGATCAACGTCGCCTTCGAGTCACCGAGTCCGCGCGGCTTCGAGACGCGAGAGCGAGCGATGGAGGCCGCGAAAGAACACGTCCGCACGCAGTTTCAGCGCGTCAGCGTCGACGCCTCGACCGTCGCGATCGAAGTCGTCGAAGACGCCGAGTAG
- a CDS encoding ATP-binding protein, which produces MSDLGDFTEFDGDDDDDPPTETTDDAEVLDDSATDASSDQTDDRFEEVAVDPVSTDEGLGVLSAAEGLTISEDADDTHLRAYVTVRNRSAVRIGKYLLIPYPDGERLFCRITALEYAPEFRADDATEIHAQRAMNSREIDEEDFKFMATLEPVAVLYQEDGDLKRRMTDRVPKPETVVRQADDPSEIKTGLKIPEDGVFLGHLSVGGEKVRTAAQPPTIDYRLKDDYTDGDPLVFRHTLVAGGTGSGKTHGAKNMLRQYLDEQRTYPVESGSDRDISPALVVFDPQDEYSQMHDDGDLPQEFQRRCEREGIACGGVDDTVAFVPDVAGASYAADHHRAEQVPFTIPFSMVYDNPWLIAGSGLNDNQYSALVNVLLKRFKQEYGRSGTYDQFTTFLDDPALREELDESGKVHEATFDAVRRRALGFGGVFDQDARPITEIVHEFVRPGGITVVPTYHINDSRATETVVLALASLIVDEKLSNDPQFDRIEETPLILGMDEAHNFLTDADTVQAQKVIGKFTDAAKQGRKERLGLFLITQDPQDIADPVFKQINTTVVLNLGDEDAISAVNIPSNLESKVPYMEKGQMVVYSPDNSEPVELIGLSTCVTKHGR; this is translated from the coding sequence ATGTCCGACCTCGGGGATTTCACCGAATTCGACGGCGACGATGACGACGACCCGCCCACAGAGACGACCGACGACGCCGAGGTGCTCGACGACTCGGCGACGGACGCCAGCAGCGACCAGACCGACGACCGCTTCGAAGAAGTGGCGGTCGACCCCGTCAGCACCGACGAGGGCCTGGGCGTCCTCTCGGCCGCGGAGGGGTTGACCATCAGCGAGGACGCTGATGACACCCATCTCCGGGCGTACGTCACCGTACGCAACCGCTCGGCCGTTCGAATCGGGAAGTATCTCCTGATACCCTACCCCGACGGCGAGCGGCTGTTCTGCCGGATCACCGCCCTGGAGTACGCTCCCGAATTCCGGGCCGACGACGCCACCGAGATTCACGCCCAGCGCGCGATGAACTCCCGTGAGATCGACGAAGAGGACTTCAAGTTCATGGCGACGCTCGAACCCGTCGCGGTGCTCTACCAAGAGGACGGCGACCTCAAACGCCGGATGACCGACCGCGTCCCCAAACCAGAGACCGTGGTCCGGCAGGCCGACGATCCCAGCGAGATCAAAACAGGATTGAAAATTCCCGAAGACGGCGTCTTCCTGGGCCACCTCTCTGTCGGCGGCGAGAAGGTCCGCACCGCTGCCCAACCGCCGACGATCGACTACCGGCTGAAAGACGACTATACCGACGGCGACCCGCTCGTCTTCCGGCACACGCTCGTCGCCGGCGGCACTGGCTCGGGGAAGACCCACGGCGCGAAGAACATGCTCCGTCAGTATCTCGACGAGCAACGAACGTATCCCGTCGAGTCCGGCAGCGACCGCGACATCTCGCCCGCCTTGGTCGTCTTCGACCCGCAGGACGAATATTCGCAGATGCACGACGACGGCGACCTCCCCCAGGAGTTCCAGCGTCGCTGCGAGCGCGAGGGAATCGCCTGCGGGGGCGTCGACGATACGGTCGCGTTCGTCCCCGACGTGGCGGGCGCCTCCTACGCTGCGGACCACCACCGCGCCGAGCAGGTCCCCTTCACCATCCCCTTCTCGATGGTCTACGACAATCCCTGGCTGATCGCCGGCAGCGGCCTCAACGACAACCAGTACAGTGCGCTGGTGAACGTCCTGCTCAAACGATTCAAACAGGAGTACGGCCGCAGCGGAACCTACGACCAGTTCACCACGTTCCTCGACGACCCCGCGCTGCGCGAGGAACTCGACGAGTCTGGGAAAGTTCACGAGGCGACCTTCGACGCCGTCCGGCGTCGCGCGCTCGGCTTCGGTGGCGTCTTCGATCAGGACGCCCGCCCGATCACCGAGATCGTCCACGAGTTCGTCCGCCCCGGCGGGATCACTGTGGTCCCGACCTACCACATCAACGACTCGCGGGCGACCGAGACGGTCGTGCTCGCGCTGGCCTCGCTCATCGTCGACGAGAAGCTCTCGAACGATCCCCAGTTCGATCGGATCGAGGAGACGCCCCTGATTCTTGGGATGGACGAGGCCCACAACTTCCTGACCGACGCCGACACCGTCCAGGCCCAGAAGGTCATCGGCAAGTTCACCGACGCCGCAAAACAGGGCCGCAAGGAGCGACTGGGGCTCTTCCTCATCACCCAGGACCCCCAGGATATCGCCGACCCGGTGTTCAAGCAGATCAATACCACTGTGGTGCTCAATCTCGGTGACGAAGACGCCATCTCTGCAGTGAACATCCCCAGTAATCTCGAATCCAAAGTGCCGTACATGGAGAAAGGCCAGATGGTCGTCTACTCGCCGGACAACTCCGAGCCGGTCGAGTTGATCGGGCTGTCGACCTGTGTGACCAAACACGGTCGCTAG
- a CDS encoding class I SAM-dependent methyltransferase, which yields MSGVSFRERPMRHVYDAAYAGVPNWDIGRPQRAFVQLLDAGLVESPVLDVGCGTGELAMFLARYDHRVLGIDLSELAITQAREKARWRRIDAEFLVWDALALDRLAAAGLSFRTVVDSAMLHILGERERDRFVDGLGAVVPQGGLYCVLGDARRSESDVYGITPGEIRRRFREVDGWEVEFAFETSFERRWSSNPAYFVGVRRV from the coding sequence ATGAGTGGAGTGTCGTTCCGGGAACGACCCATGCGACACGTCTACGACGCGGCCTATGCGGGCGTCCCGAACTGGGACATCGGTCGGCCACAGCGAGCGTTCGTCCAGCTGCTCGACGCGGGACTGGTCGAGAGTCCCGTGCTCGACGTCGGCTGTGGCACGGGCGAACTCGCGATGTTTCTGGCCCGGTACGACCACCGCGTGCTGGGAATCGATCTCTCGGAACTGGCGATCACGCAGGCCAGGGAGAAAGCGCGCTGGCGGCGGATCGACGCGGAGTTCCTCGTCTGGGACGCGCTCGCGCTCGACCGACTCGCCGCGGCGGGCCTCTCCTTTCGCACCGTCGTCGACTCGGCGATGTTGCACATTCTCGGCGAGCGCGAGCGCGACCGCTTCGTCGATGGACTCGGTGCGGTCGTTCCGCAGGGCGGACTGTACTGTGTCCTCGGTGACGCCCGGCGCAGCGAGTCTGACGTCTACGGGATCACCCCTGGGGAGATTCGTCGGCGGTTCCGCGAGGTCGACGGCTGGGAGGTCGAGTTCGCCTTCGAGACGAGCTTCGAGCGCCGCTGGAGTTCGAATCCGGCGTACTTCGTCGGCGTCCGGCGGGTGTGA
- the infB gene encoding translation initiation factor IF-2: MSDSQPDPDAQSQPTGQLRTPIVAVLGHVDHGKTTLLDTIRGSAVTEGEAGAITQHIGSTAVPLSVISDIAGKLVDPDDFDLPGLLFIDTPGHHSFSTLRSRGGALADIAILVVDVNDGFQPQTLEALDILKRTQTPFVVAANKADTVPGWNPGDTEPIQQAIERQNDRVESDLNEKLYEIIGKLSDNGFSADMYWRVQNFQNNIGVVPLSAMTGEGIPDLLTVLMGLSQRFLKAEMSIDVGGPGAGTVLEVTEERGFGTTLDAIIYDGTIREDDQIVVGGVNEPIVTEVRALLKPKPLSEIRTEKEFETVEEIAAADGVKIAAPDLDDAMAGAPIRVVRDQDLDDVIADVRKELAEIEVQTEEEGVTVKADTLGSLEAISGTLEDEEIPIMHAEVGDVAPRDVRMAATADDPKHQAILAFGVDILDDARRLAEQEDVDIFEDDVIYQLVEDYDEHVTAIETAQQDQILENITRPARFEILPDHTFRQSDPAVVGVEVLGGKLRRNVNVGRFENGEFERVGHLKTIQDEGEDVDESTRGDRVAVSIEGPTVGRQIKEGETLWVEIPEKHAKILEQELKEDITGGEREVLKQYLDTHRKRDPFWGK; encoded by the coding sequence ATGTCTGACTCACAACCCGACCCCGACGCACAATCCCAGCCGACCGGACAGTTACGCACACCGATCGTCGCCGTACTCGGCCACGTCGACCACGGCAAGACCACACTTCTAGACACGATTCGCGGCTCCGCCGTCACCGAGGGCGAAGCCGGCGCGATCACCCAGCACATCGGCTCGACGGCCGTGCCGCTCTCGGTAATCTCAGACATCGCGGGCAAGCTCGTCGATCCCGACGACTTCGACCTCCCGGGTCTGCTCTTCATCGACACGCCCGGCCACCACAGCTTCTCGACGTTGCGCTCGCGTGGCGGGGCGCTGGCGGACATCGCCATCCTCGTCGTGGACGTCAACGACGGCTTCCAGCCCCAGACCCTGGAAGCGCTTGACATCCTCAAACGGACCCAGACGCCCTTCGTCGTCGCCGCGAACAAAGCCGACACCGTTCCCGGCTGGAACCCCGGTGACACCGAGCCGATCCAGCAGGCCATCGAGCGCCAGAACGACCGCGTCGAGTCCGATTTGAACGAGAAGCTCTACGAGATCATCGGCAAGCTCAGCGACAACGGATTCTCAGCTGATATGTACTGGCGCGTCCAGAACTTCCAGAACAACATCGGCGTCGTCCCCCTCTCGGCGATGACCGGCGAGGGAATCCCGGACCTTCTGACCGTGTTGATGGGGCTCTCCCAGCGCTTCCTCAAAGCGGAGATGTCGATCGACGTCGGTGGTCCCGGCGCTGGCACAGTGCTGGAGGTCACCGAAGAGCGCGGATTCGGCACGACGCTCGACGCCATCATCTACGACGGGACGATCCGCGAGGACGACCAGATCGTCGTCGGTGGCGTCAACGAGCCGATCGTCACCGAGGTTCGCGCCCTCCTGAAACCCAAGCCGCTCTCGGAAATTCGCACCGAGAAGGAGTTCGAGACGGTCGAGGAGATCGCCGCGGCGGACGGCGTGAAGATCGCCGCGCCGGATCTGGACGACGCGATGGCCGGCGCGCCCATCCGCGTGGTCCGTGACCAGGATCTAGACGACGTCATCGCAGACGTCCGAAAAGAACTCGCCGAGATCGAAGTCCAGACTGAAGAGGAAGGCGTCACCGTGAAAGCCGACACGCTGGGCTCGCTCGAAGCGATCTCGGGCACGCTCGAAGACGAAGAGATCCCGATCATGCACGCCGAGGTCGGCGACGTCGCGCCGCGAGACGTTCGGATGGCCGCGACCGCCGACGACCCCAAACATCAGGCGATCCTGGCCTTCGGCGTGGACATCCTCGACGACGCGCGCCGCCTGGCCGAGCAGGAGGACGTCGACATCTTCGAGGACGACGTCATCTACCAGCTCGTCGAAGACTACGACGAACACGTTACCGCCATCGAGACGGCCCAGCAGGACCAGATCCTCGAAAACATCACTCGCCCGGCGCGCTTCGAAATCCTGCCCGACCACACCTTCCGCCAGTCCGACCCAGCGGTCGTCGGCGTCGAAGTGCTCGGCGGGAAACTCCGCCGGAACGTCAACGTCGGCCGCTTCGAGAACGGCGAGTTCGAGCGCGTCGGCCACCTCAAGACGATCCAGGACGAGGGCGAGGACGTCGACGAGTCGACCCGGGGCGACCGCGTCGCCGTCTCGATCGAGGGCCCCACCGTGGGCCGCCAGATCAAGGAAGGCGAGACGCTGTGGGTCGAGATTCCCGAAAAGCACGCCAAGATCCTCGAACAGGAGTTGAAAGAGGATATTACTGGTGGCGAGCGCGAGGTCCTCAAGCAGTACCTCGACACGCACCGCAAGCGCGACCCCTTCTGGGGCAAGTAG
- a CDS encoding DUF5789 family protein, whose protein sequence is MSKTVKLNELRDEIGDIDYPVSRDAASKETSGVTLRYADGEEPLADVIRRSNETEFGSVDDLEAEVYSNLPTEAVGEPGQSEGEE, encoded by the coding sequence ATGTCCAAGACAGTGAAACTGAACGAACTACGGGACGAGATCGGCGATATCGACTACCCGGTTTCCAGAGACGCGGCGAGCAAGGAGACGAGTGGAGTGACCCTTCGGTACGCCGACGGCGAAGAACCGCTGGCTGACGTGATCAGACGTTCGAACGAGACGGAGTTCGGATCGGTCGACGACCTCGAGGCAGAGGTCTACTCCAACCTGCCGACGGAAGCGGTCGGTGAACCCGGCCAGTCGGAAGGCGAAGAGTAG
- a CDS encoding methytransferase partner Trm112: MNEDLLDIICCPLDKHDLELDIEERDEDDEIIAGTLTCTECGEVYPIEDGIPNLLPPDMREESPA; encoded by the coding sequence ATGAACGAGGACCTGCTGGACATCATCTGCTGCCCGCTGGACAAACACGACCTCGAACTCGACATCGAAGAGCGCGACGAGGACGACGAGATCATCGCCGGGACACTCACCTGCACCGAGTGTGGCGAGGTCTATCCCATCGAGGACGGCATCCCGAACCTCCTGCCGCCGGACATGCGCGAAGAGTCGCCGGCGTGA
- a CDS encoding DUF7524 family protein: MPDTLPVHVNREELHGLEVPNEFETTDSFEIRLQNHGESVHVHLHLDDALSEVARLDANNHHVEANSTRSVTVDVVGSPPARGKLKVVTAYGATTRYVDVVLEEPPEEANPVAVDESLSKPQPRERPTQTTQMGRSNDLPLGPDVLVLALGAAALLLAVIGAVVIDNTVVLLGSLAVLAGVLVAMYLLIE; the protein is encoded by the coding sequence GTGCCAGACACGCTGCCGGTGCACGTCAATCGCGAGGAGCTTCACGGGCTGGAGGTTCCCAACGAGTTCGAGACGACCGACTCTTTCGAGATCCGTCTCCAGAACCACGGCGAGTCCGTCCACGTGCACCTCCACCTCGACGACGCGCTCTCTGAGGTGGCACGGCTCGACGCGAACAACCACCACGTCGAGGCCAACTCGACCCGCAGCGTCACCGTCGACGTCGTCGGTTCGCCGCCAGCCCGGGGCAAACTCAAAGTCGTCACCGCTTACGGCGCGACGACCCGCTACGTCGACGTCGTCCTCGAAGAACCACCGGAGGAAGCCAACCCCGTCGCCGTCGACGAGTCACTCTCGAAACCACAGCCGCGCGAGCGCCCGACCCAGACGACGCAGATGGGGCGTTCGAATGACCTCCCGCTCGGTCCGGACGTGCTCGTGCTCGCGCTCGGCGCGGCGGCGCTCCTGCTGGCCGTCATCGGTGCGGTGGTCATCGACAACACGGTGGTCCTGCTGGGGTCGCTAGCCGTCCTTGCGGGCGTGCTCGTCGCGATGTACCTCCTGATCGAGTGA
- a CDS encoding NOB1 family endonuclease gives MYVLDSSAFINEYHTDAKIASIPLVREELEDESAYRFDALEGSGMHLHIPDTETVEQIERAARETGDLAELSRTDIRLIAATFELDGTLVTDDYAMQNVAEKLDVDVDVIAQEGIDEQREWRFQCQGCGREFDENHDRCPICGSALSRKNPA, from the coding sequence ATGTACGTTCTCGATTCCTCGGCGTTCATCAACGAGTATCACACAGACGCCAAGATAGCAAGTATCCCGCTCGTCCGCGAGGAACTCGAAGACGAGAGCGCTTATCGCTTCGACGCGCTCGAAGGCTCGGGTATGCATCTGCACATCCCTGACACCGAGACCGTCGAGCAAATCGAACGCGCCGCTCGCGAGACCGGCGACCTCGCGGAACTGTCCCGGACGGACATCCGCCTGATCGCCGCGACGTTCGAACTCGACGGGACGCTCGTCACCGACGACTACGCGATGCAGAACGTCGCCGAGAAACTGGACGTCGACGTCGACGTGATCGCCCAGGAGGGCATCGACGAACAGCGCGAGTGGCGTTTTCAGTGTCAGGGCTGCGGCCGGGAGTTCGACGAGAATCACGACCGCTGTCCGATCTGCGGGAGCGCCCTCTCCCGGAAGAATCCAGCCTAG
- a CDS encoding endonuclease/exonuclease/phosphatase family protein, whose translation MTAWFRVMTYNVRYDNPDDGEHRWEYRREAVANTIRFREPALLGLQEPLGHQLDYLKRHLPDYEWVGRPRVDGDEEGEYSPIGFDEKRFALEETDTFWLSETPEEPGSIGWDARHPRIVTWARLRDRRSDDTFVHANTHFSHDGPEARRESARLLRQRLDEITDDDPALVTGDFNCVAGEPPHDTIVDPDAGERTFQNAREVSEHGHYGPPTSVTDFEHLVPNRKIDHVFVAEDLEVRQHGVCTDLYAEDRYPSDHFPVLGQVRIE comes from the coding sequence ATGACCGCGTGGTTCCGCGTCATGACGTACAACGTCCGGTATGACAACCCGGACGACGGCGAACACCGCTGGGAGTACCGCCGCGAGGCGGTCGCGAACACGATCCGGTTTCGCGAACCGGCGCTACTGGGCCTGCAGGAGCCGCTTGGCCACCAACTCGACTACCTCAAGCGCCACCTCCCCGACTACGAGTGGGTCGGTCGCCCTCGCGTCGACGGGGATGAAGAAGGCGAATACTCGCCGATCGGCTTCGACGAGAAACGGTTCGCTCTCGAAGAGACCGACACCTTCTGGCTCTCCGAAACCCCGGAGGAGCCCGGCAGCATCGGCTGGGACGCCCGCCACCCCCGGATCGTCACCTGGGCGCGCCTGCGCGACCGCCGCAGCGACGACACCTTCGTCCACGCCAACACCCACTTCTCCCACGACGGTCCCGAAGCGCGGCGCGAAAGCGCGCGCCTCCTTCGCCAGCGGTTGGACGAGATCACCGACGACGACCCGGCGCTCGTCACGGGCGACTTCAACTGCGTCGCCGGTGAACCACCACACGACACGATCGTTGACCCCGACGCGGGCGAACGGACATTCCAGAACGCCCGCGAGGTCTCCGAACATGGCCACTACGGCCCGCCCACGTCGGTCACTGACTTCGAGCACCTCGTCCCCAATCGCAAAATCGACCACGTCTTCGTCGCCGAAGACCTCGAGGTTCGCCAGCACGGCGTCTGTACCGATCTCTACGCGGAGGATCGCTATCCATCCGACCACTTCCCCGTTCTCGGGCAAGTCAGAATCGAGTGA
- a CDS encoding PRC-barrel domain-containing protein yields MAEILAENLSGKAVMGTDGAELGMLYNITMDIDSGRLVNLVVEPDEHVTDVEFDYDDQGRILVPVNRVQAVKDHMIIDR; encoded by the coding sequence ATGGCCGAGATACTCGCCGAGAACCTCTCCGGCAAGGCCGTCATGGGGACGGACGGAGCCGAACTCGGAATGCTGTACAACATCACGATGGACATCGACTCGGGGCGACTCGTCAACCTCGTCGTCGAACCGGACGAACACGTCACGGACGTCGAGTTCGATTACGACGACCAGGGCCGCATTCTGGTCCCGGTCAATCGCGTCCAGGCCGTCAAAGACCACATGATCATCGACCGCTAA
- a CDS encoding AbrB/MazE/SpoVT family DNA-binding domain-containing protein: MNKSTRVTEKGQATIPKELREKYDLEPGDEVIWMDTDEGIVVKKRTRTRGRGMLVPDDTSEEKREEIAEELEQRIRDRRDRNYEER; encoded by the coding sequence ATGAACAAGTCCACGCGCGTTACCGAAAAAGGGCAAGCGACGATTCCGAAAGAGCTCCGCGAGAAGTACGACTTAGAGCCCGGTGACGAGGTTATCTGGATGGACACTGACGAGGGAATCGTCGTCAAGAAGCGTACTCGTACCAGGGGGCGCGGAATGTTAGTTCCAGACGATACGTCCGAGGAGAAACGCGAGGAGATCGCCGAAGAGTTGGAGCAGCGCATTCGCGACCGCCGCGACCGCAACTACGAGGAACGCTGA
- a CDS encoding pyruvoyl-dependent arginine decarboxylase: protein MSVIRVAWGHATAPTALSSFDAALAEANVHNYNLITLSSVIPAEPPVERVGTAPDLGPAGQGLTVVQSHETVEPGSENPAVAGLGWLRSESGRGIFYEVSGTNRADVETAIRDGLAAGRELRDWAFEDEPTVQIETADSEPDEYATAVVVAAYGESEPLV, encoded by the coding sequence ATGAGCGTCATCCGGGTTGCGTGGGGCCACGCCACGGCACCGACAGCCCTGTCTTCGTTCGACGCAGCACTCGCGGAAGCAAACGTCCACAACTACAATCTGATCACGCTGTCGTCGGTTATCCCTGCCGAGCCGCCGGTCGAACGCGTCGGGACCGCGCCGGATCTCGGGCCCGCCGGCCAGGGATTGACCGTCGTCCAGAGTCACGAGACTGTCGAGCCGGGTAGTGAGAATCCGGCCGTTGCAGGTCTGGGCTGGCTACGCAGCGAGTCGGGCCGCGGTATCTTCTACGAGGTCTCCGGGACCAACCGCGCGGACGTCGAGACGGCGATCCGCGATGGACTGGCTGCCGGCCGCGAGCTCCGCGACTGGGCGTTCGAGGACGAACCCACCGTTCAGATCGAAACAGCCGATTCCGAACCCGACGAGTACGCAACTGCGGTCGTCGTCGCGGCCTACGGCGAGAGCGAGCCGCTCGTCTGA
- a CDS encoding DUF7342 family protein, giving the protein MSEDSDPPASNPMAGLADSWRESREGRSKLDRLIEVGTTLEEPTRISTVADRVGCSRNFASDKLELLATLGVLERVSTNPKTYRRDEAHFRRLRSKALREEHGGDLEAIVEQYQERDRELKAHFGVESPAAVTYEHFEAIDDPDALADERDALSTWQTVRDRLLDLQRAQALDEVTRQDHSSGDRFDDGELLSEL; this is encoded by the coding sequence ATGAGTGAGGACTCCGACCCGCCGGCGTCGAATCCGATGGCAGGGCTCGCCGATTCCTGGCGAGAATCGCGAGAGGGACGATCGAAACTCGATCGCCTCATCGAGGTCGGGACCACGTTGGAAGAGCCGACGCGAATCAGCACGGTCGCCGACCGAGTCGGGTGTTCGCGAAACTTCGCAAGTGACAAACTAGAACTGTTGGCGACCCTGGGAGTGCTAGAGAGGGTGTCGACGAATCCGAAAACCTATCGTCGCGATGAGGCGCATTTCCGTCGTCTTCGGAGCAAGGCACTTCGAGAGGAACACGGCGGTGATCTGGAAGCGATCGTCGAACAGTACCAGGAACGCGACCGGGAGCTGAAAGCGCACTTCGGCGTCGAGTCGCCGGCTGCAGTCACGTACGAGCACTTCGAGGCGATCGACGACCCGGACGCGCTTGCCGACGAGCGTGACGCGCTGTCGACGTGGCAGACGGTTCGGGATCGGCTCCTCGACCTGCAGCGGGCGCAGGCACTCGACGAAGTGACTCGACAGGACCACTCGTCGGGCGACCGTTTCGACGACGGTGAACTGCTTTCGGAATTGTGA